A genomic window from Ciona intestinalis chromosome 8, KH, whole genome shotgun sequence includes:
- the LOC100180860 gene encoding BTB/POZ domain-containing protein KCTD9 has product MKPRVQVFESRQHSTGKVFVLPSTFQELLQQVESEYHAHVNVLYTKDGASITDIDLIRDDDLLYVANNLENPVPNNSGTDDVTVNKMQYNHKSSEWITLNVGGKLFTTTRTTLVTRDPESMLAKMFQYPDRWSNTTDKNGAYLFDRSPEYFEPLLDFLRHGKLILNPNINPQGILEEATFYGLTSAAEEAEKLLKDQQMQIYSEPLTRSMVIKALLSSPGKCELRFQGVNFAGADLSRLDLRYVNFKLATLTNCNLSQANLYCCSLERTNLSGSILDGANLQGARMICCNAEGCSMKACNFDDPSGIKANMEGANMKGVNFEGSLLAGANLRVATLKNSNLKNCDLRGAILAGTDLEDCDLSGCDLFEANLRGCNVKGTKFEEMITPLHMTQSVP; this is encoded by the exons ATGAAACCTCGCGTTCAAGTATTTGAATCCAGGCAACATTCAACTGGAAAA GTTTTTGTTCTGCCCTCAACTTTTCAAGAGTTACTGCAACAAGTGGAATCCGAATACCATGCTCATGTTAACGTCTTGTATACAAAAGATGGTGCATCTATAACTGATATTGATCTTATAAG AGATGATGATCTATTATACGTCGCAAACAACTTGGAAAACCCAGTACCAAATAATTCTG GAACAGATGATGTAACTGTAAATAAGATGCAATACAATCATAAAAGTTCTGAGTGGATCACTCTAAATGTTGGTGGTAAACTATTCACTACTACAAG AACAACACTAGTCACACGAGATCCCGAAAGCATGCTGGCAAAAATGTTCCAATACCCAG ATAGATGGTCAAACACAACAGATAAGAATGGAGCTTATTTGTTTGATAGATCGCCCGAATACTTCGAGCCACTTCTCGACTTTCTGAGGCATGGAAAACTAATCCTTAACCCCAACATTAACCCTCAAG GTATTTTGGAGGAAGCTACTTTTTATGGACTTACATCTGCTGCTGAAGAAGCAGAAAAACTACTTAAG GATCAGCAGATGCAAATATATTCTGAACCATTAACTAGAAGCATGGTTATCAAAGCCCTGCTATCATCACCTGGAAAATGTGAACTTAGGTTTCAG GGTGTTAACTTTGCTGGAGCTGATTTGTCGCGCCTTGATCTGCGTTATGTCAATTTTAAGCTTGCCACGTTAACCAACTGTAATTTATCGCAAGCAAATTTATACTGCTGTTCACTTGAAAGAACAAATTTATCTGGTTCTATTTTAGAT GGAGCAAACTTGCAAGGTGCTCGCATGATTTGTTGCAATGCAGAAGGTTGTTCAATGAAGGCTTGTAACTTTGATGATCCATCTGGTATCAAAGCCAACATGGAAG GTGCAAATATGAAGGGAGTTAACTTTGAGGGCAGTTTGCTTGCTGGGGCAAACTTAAGAGTGGCAACTCTGAAAAATTCAAATCTCAAAAATTGTGATTTACGAGGTGCAATATTAGCTGGGACTGACTTGGAG GATTGTGATTTATCCGGCTGTGATTTATTTGAGGCAAACTTACGTGGCTGTAATGTGAAGGGAACAAAGTTTGAAGAGATGATAACCCCGCTACATATGACACAGAGTGTACCGTGA
- the foxi-c gene encoding transcription factor protein (The RefSeq protein has 3 substitutions compared to this genomic sequence), with product MVYDQPLCSFPTVADDAARQFKNFFNLTEDNFEPVKEAKYFSSNCGFTDIKTERTFLSPEINQPPLYNDDVQSEQTNKRIRNEGLASYNKRLTEGFEQPDTYYYGSMMSSIPTHHHHHGATQQDILEGSGSGPAGTGSMYDNFYNQNAIAAQAAAAARGPHAASAGHHHYPSALDYPTAAGASNPYLWLNAAAAGTATMGAGSNPYNPATSYMQSATYGAAAAAAAAGQRQFFGAPGFSSDFAWLSLSSQSELFKMVRPPYSYSALIAMAIQNSPEKKLTLSQIYQYVAENFPFYKKSRAGWQNSIRHNLSLNDCFKKVARDEDDPGKGNYWSLDPNCEKMFDNGNFRRKRKRRDQNNLLGKDTIERPADFNLPQIPPPISLLNAVQNNQQDGRMVSESPTAVSSQHGSTQNNHHTQHNNAGVAGMDLKHHNANMYQDSSSMLGGMHVKPEIQQQHSVESMESGGHARSPLTPSAQRSPPALGHNMGSGSIMEACSRYGISGNGGGHISSPTPTSPDCTHSGGGYGGSRAAAMAMAHSQQIHNPYGSGSRSSITSPHGAHCMPNPFNFSVNNLIQRNYPKI from the exons ATGGTATACGATCAACCACTGTGTTCATTCCCTACTGTAGCAGACGACGCAGCAcgacaatttaaaaacttttttaatttgactGAAGATAATTTCGAACCCGTAAAAGAAGCAAAATACTTTTCATCGAACTGCGGTTTCACTGATATCAAAACCGAACGAACATTTTTGAGTCCTGAGATCAATCAACCACCGTTGTATAACGACGACGTACAAAGTGAACAGACCAGCAAGAGAATAAGGAACGAAGGACTGGCAAGTTATAACAAGAAATTGACGGAAGGGTTTGAACAATCTGACACTTATTATTACGGCAGCATGATGAGTTCAATCCCTACGCATCACCACCACCACGGTGCGACACAGCAAGATATATTGGAAGGCAGTGGCAGTGGACCAGCAGGCACGGGGTCCATGTACGACAACTTCTACAACCAAAATGCGATCGCAGCTCAAGCAGCAGCGGCGGCACGAGGCCCGCATGCGGCATCAGCGGGCCACCATCATTATCCATCGGCACTTGATTACCCGACAGCAGCAGGAGCGTCAAATCCGTACCTTTGGCTAAACGCAGCAGCGGCAGGTACAGCGACAATGGGTGCAGGATCCAACCCATATAATCCAGCGACTTCCTACATGCAATCCGCAACGTACGGAGCCGCGGCGGCAGCAGCAGCGGCGGGTCAACGACAGTTTTTCGGCGCTCCGGGCTTCAGTTCGGACTTCGCATGGCTTTCGCTATCAAGTCAATCCGAGTTGTTTAAGATGGTCCGACCGCCTTATTCCTATTCCGCTTTAATTGCGATGGCAATACAGAACTCGCCCGAAAAGAAACTAACTCTTTCGCAGATCTACCAATACGTGGCGGAGAACTTTCCCTTTTATAAGAAAAGTCGAGCTGGCTGGCAGAATTCAATCCGACACAACCTTTCACTTAATGATTGTTTCAAAAAGGTGGCAAGAGACGAGGATGACCCGGGAAAGGGAAATTATTGGTCGCTTGATCCGAATTGCGAGAAAATGTTCGACAACGGAAACTTCAG gcgAAAACGTAAGCGAAGAGATCAAAACAACCTTCTGGGTAAGGACACGATTGAGCGTCCAGCGGATTTTAATTTGCCCCAAATTCCACCGCCTATATCCCTGCTTAACGCTGTGCAGAATAACCAGCAGGACGGAAGGATGGTATCAGAGAGCCCTACAGCTGTATCAAGTCAACACGGATCGACACAGAACAACCATCACACACAACACAACAACGCTGGTGTGGCAGGCATGGACTTGAAACATCACAACGCTAATATGTACCAAGACTCGTCTTCGATGCTCGGTGGCATGCACGTGAAACCAGAAATACAGCAGCAACATTCCGTCGAATCAATGGAGAGTGGTGGCCATGCACGGAGCCCACTGACACCAAGCGCACAACGAAGCCCACCCGCACTTGGGCACAACATGGGAAGTGGAAGCATCATGGAGGCTTGTTCTCGTTATGGCATCTCTGGTAATGGCGGAGGTCATATATCTTCTCCAACACCGACAAGTCCAGATTGCACGCATTCCGGTGGTGGATATGGTGGAAGTCGCGCAGCAGCAATGGCAATGGCACACAGTCAGCAAATTCATAATCCATACGGATCTGGTAGTAGGTCTTCCATAACTTCTCCACATGGTGCACATTGCATGCCAAACCCGTTCAACTTTAGTGTCAACAATCTCATACAACGTAACTATCCCAAAATTTAA